The proteins below are encoded in one region of Limnochorda pilosa:
- a CDS encoding molybdopterin molybdotransferase MoeA codes for MRRTWELVSVEEARRRLEALFPEAARPGEEQVPLDEALGRVLSRVVEARRALPGFDRSTVDGYAVRSADVAAATPENPARLRRVGGVAMGEPARVAVGPGQAVEVPTGGVLPPGADAVVMYEETRRPEISEGGGAPGQDPAPRETWVEVLEAVPAGANRMGAQEDVRPGERLLLPGRRLRPQDLGLLAALGELEPWVRRRPTVALLSTGDELVPPAAELGPGQVRDMNGTTLAALCRQAGAKPVAMGIVPDTREALDAAVAQAWRSADLVLISGGSSVGERDHAREAVEALPGARVVVHGVAVRPGKPTLVALAGGKLLYGLPGHPVSAMVIFHLFVRPALEHLLGVQHFGPGLPPVRARLTRSIRTAGRREDYWRAQLLQDERGWVAEPIVSKSGAISSMVKGDGLFRVPAGVGELPEGAWVEVEPFAFWAGA; via the coding sequence GTGAGGCGTACGTGGGAGCTGGTGTCCGTGGAGGAGGCCCGCCGGCGGCTGGAGGCCCTCTTCCCCGAGGCCGCGCGGCCTGGGGAGGAGCAGGTGCCCCTGGACGAGGCCCTGGGTCGGGTGCTCAGCCGGGTGGTGGAGGCCCGCCGGGCCCTTCCCGGCTTCGACCGCTCCACGGTGGATGGCTACGCGGTGCGATCGGCGGACGTGGCCGCCGCGACCCCCGAGAACCCCGCGCGTCTTCGCCGGGTGGGGGGCGTGGCCATGGGGGAGCCGGCCCGGGTCGCGGTGGGTCCCGGCCAGGCGGTGGAGGTTCCCACGGGAGGGGTGTTGCCGCCCGGGGCCGACGCGGTGGTGATGTACGAGGAGACGCGGCGGCCAGAGATCTCCGAGGGTGGGGGTGCCCCCGGGCAGGATCCGGCCCCTCGCGAGACGTGGGTGGAGGTCCTGGAGGCCGTGCCCGCGGGTGCGAATCGCATGGGAGCCCAGGAAGACGTGCGGCCTGGGGAGCGGCTGCTGCTGCCGGGCCGCCGGTTGCGGCCCCAGGATCTGGGGCTGCTGGCCGCCCTGGGGGAGCTGGAGCCTTGGGTGCGCCGCCGGCCGACGGTGGCGCTCCTCTCCACGGGGGACGAGCTGGTGCCCCCCGCGGCCGAACTCGGCCCCGGCCAGGTGCGGGACATGAACGGTACCACCCTGGCCGCCCTCTGCCGGCAGGCGGGGGCGAAGCCGGTTGCCATGGGCATCGTACCCGACACCCGAGAGGCGCTGGACGCCGCGGTGGCCCAGGCCTGGCGCTCGGCCGACCTGGTGCTGATCTCGGGGGGCAGCTCGGTGGGCGAGCGCGACCACGCCCGGGAGGCGGTGGAGGCGCTCCCCGGCGCCCGCGTGGTGGTGCACGGTGTGGCCGTGCGGCCAGGCAAGCCCACCCTGGTCGCGCTGGCCGGCGGCAAGCTTCTGTACGGCCTTCCAGGCCACCCGGTGTCGGCCATGGTCATCTTCCACCTCTTCGTGCGCCCGGCCCTGGAGCACCTGCTGGGGGTGCAGCACTTCGGGCCCGGGCTGCCGCCCGTGCGGGCGCGGCTCACCCGGTCGATCCGCACCGCGGGCCGGCGGGAGGACTACTGGCGGGCCCAGCTCCTCCAGGATGAGCGGGGCTGGGTGGCCGAGCCGATCGTCTCCAAGTCCGGCGCCATCTCGTCCATGGTGAAGGGCGACGGGCTCTTCCGGGTGCCGGCGGGGGTGGGGGAGCTGCCCGAGGGCGCCTGGGTGGAGGTGGAGCCCTTCGCTTTCTGGGCGGGCGCCTGA
- a CDS encoding 2-phosphosulfolactate phosphatase: MKTEVALRAEEAGEPDPEAVAVVVDVLRATTWVATALERGAWGVRPVPEVDEAFRLAAALREQGHAVLLAGERGGLPLPGFDLGNSPAELTQRDVAGRRLVLTTTNGTRALGQVASAGEVLVASLRNAGATALYLAAARRDVHVVCAGTRGRLSLEDVLAAGWLVRRLREACEGLDRSDGARVAEAVAAAWEGRELEALRAAEHGRRLLDLGFGADLEMAARKDAWDRPVRLEDGWLRPVGAGGTMPEVAGR, translated from the coding sequence ATGAAGACGGAGGTGGCGCTGCGGGCCGAGGAGGCGGGTGAGCCCGACCCGGAAGCGGTGGCGGTGGTGGTGGACGTCCTGCGTGCCACCACGTGGGTGGCCACCGCCCTGGAGCGGGGGGCCTGGGGGGTGCGGCCGGTGCCCGAGGTGGACGAGGCCTTCCGGCTTGCGGCCGCCCTGCGCGAGCAGGGCCACGCCGTGCTCCTGGCCGGCGAGCGGGGCGGCCTGCCCCTGCCCGGCTTCGACCTGGGCAACTCGCCCGCCGAGCTGACCCAGAGGGACGTGGCCGGTCGCCGCCTGGTGCTGACCACCACCAACGGCACCCGGGCCCTGGGCCAGGTGGCCTCCGCCGGCGAGGTGCTGGTCGCCTCGCTGCGGAACGCGGGGGCGACGGCGCTCTACCTGGCTGCGGCCCGGCGCGACGTGCACGTGGTCTGCGCGGGCACCCGGGGCCGTCTTTCCCTGGAGGACGTCCTGGCCGCCGGGTGGCTGGTGCGCCGGCTGCGCGAGGCGTGCGAGGGCCTCGACCGCTCGGACGGGGCCCGGGTGGCGGAGGCGGTCGCGGCAGCCTGGGAGGGCCGGGAGCTGGAGGCGCTGCGGGCGGCGGAGCACGGGCGGCGCCTGCTGGATTTGGGCTTCGGGGCGGACCTGGAGATGGCCGCCCGGAAGGACGCGTGGGACCGGCCGGTTCGGCTCGAGGACGGCTGGCTCCGACCGGTGGGGGCGGGGGGGACGATGCCGGAGGTGGCTGGCAGGTGA
- a CDS encoding ParA family protein — translation MVRVLTVANQKGGVAKTTTVLNVAAALAEMGERVLMVDLDPQGSLTLASGFAPDDLEASVYDGLMKDAAAERFLLSTRFGVDLLPSNMDLSLAEMELMNMVARERRIGAMLAPLLDRYGWILIDSQPSLGLLTVNALASCDQVLIPVACEFLSLRGVEVLIRTMGKVRVRLNSRLRVVGILPTLYDTRTRHARESLEAVQQHFGREYPVLPQVVPRSIRFSEAAQAGLPILAFSPGSPGTEVYREVALELKRRAPGTPEEGAAPGALRRLGPATGPPPPGGREDRARAWRERVWGTVGPMRNLPLRPSRAPGSSTAGGEGGGLPEGGSE, via the coding sequence ATGGTCCGGGTGCTCACGGTGGCCAATCAGAAGGGCGGCGTGGCCAAGACCACCACGGTCCTCAACGTGGCGGCGGCCCTGGCGGAGATGGGCGAGCGGGTGCTCATGGTGGACCTGGACCCCCAGGGCTCCCTCACCCTGGCGTCGGGCTTCGCCCCCGACGACCTGGAGGCGAGCGTCTACGACGGGCTCATGAAGGACGCCGCCGCCGAGCGCTTCCTGCTCTCCACCCGGTTCGGGGTGGACCTGCTGCCGTCCAACATGGATCTCTCCCTGGCCGAGATGGAGCTGATGAACATGGTGGCCCGGGAGCGGCGGATCGGGGCCATGCTGGCGCCGCTGCTGGACCGCTACGGGTGGATCCTCATCGACTCACAGCCGAGCCTGGGGCTCCTCACCGTCAATGCCCTCGCCTCCTGCGACCAGGTGCTCATTCCCGTGGCCTGCGAGTTCCTCTCCCTGCGGGGGGTGGAGGTTCTGATCCGCACCATGGGAAAGGTACGGGTGCGGTTGAACAGCCGCCTGCGGGTGGTGGGGATCCTGCCCACCCTCTACGACACGCGCACCCGGCACGCCCGGGAGAGCCTGGAGGCCGTGCAGCAGCACTTCGGCCGGGAGTACCCGGTGCTGCCTCAGGTGGTGCCCCGGAGCATCCGCTTCTCGGAGGCGGCCCAGGCCGGCCTGCCCATCCTGGCCTTCTCACCCGGGAGCCCTGGGACCGAGGTCTACCGGGAAGTGGCCCTGGAGCTGAAGCGACGGGCCCCCGGCACCCCGGAGGAAGGCGCGGCTCCCGGCGCCCTGCGGCGGCTGGGCCCGGCGACCGGCCCTCCGCCTCCCGGCGGGCGGGAGGATCGGGCGCGGGCGTGGAGGGAGCGGGTGTGGGGAACGGTGGGGCCCATGCGCAACCTCCCGCTGCGGCCGTCCCGGGCTCCCGGGTCGTCGACCGCGGGCGGGGAAGGCGGAGGTCTCCCGGAAGGAGGATCGGAATGA
- a CDS encoding cell wall hydrolase, protein MQRSILRRVALGALLFLAAALPASAATYTVQPGDSLWLIAQRTGSSVGQLQQMNGVWSGVIYPGQRLTVPRPAGPSPADQELLARLVAAEAQGEPYAGMVGVASVVLNRVKDARFPGTIPGTIYQRGAFESVSNGLIWRRQPTTTAYKAAQDAVAGWDPTWGALFFWNPSVPVNPWMWTRPVTTQIGNHLFAR, encoded by the coding sequence ATGCAACGCAGCATCCTTCGCCGCGTCGCCCTTGGCGCCCTCCTCTTCCTTGCCGCGGCCCTCCCGGCCTCTGCGGCCACCTACACCGTCCAGCCGGGCGACTCGCTCTGGCTCATCGCGCAGAGGACGGGCTCCAGCGTGGGCCAGCTCCAGCAGATGAACGGGGTGTGGTCCGGGGTCATCTACCCCGGACAGCGCCTGACGGTGCCCCGGCCTGCCGGGCCGAGCCCGGCGGATCAGGAGCTCCTGGCCCGTCTGGTGGCGGCCGAAGCCCAGGGCGAGCCCTACGCCGGCATGGTGGGCGTGGCTTCGGTGGTGCTCAACCGGGTCAAGGACGCCCGCTTCCCAGGCACCATCCCCGGGACCATCTACCAGAGGGGCGCCTTCGAGTCGGTCTCCAACGGGCTCATCTGGCGTCGCCAGCCCACCACCACGGCCTACAAGGCAGCTCAGGACGCGGTGGCCGGCTGGGATCCCACCTGGGGCGCCCTCTTCTTCTGGAACCCCTCGGTTCCCGTCAACCCCTGGATGTGGACCCGGCCGGTGACCACCCAGATCGGGAACCACCTCTTCGCCCGCTGA
- a CDS encoding pyridoxal phosphate-dependent aminotransferase: MRRAARMAVVGTETAFEVLARVAEEERRGRRIVSFCIGEPDFPTPEAVKEAGIEAIRRNETHYSPSAGIRPLREAVAAEIARTRGVPTDPEEVVIAPGAKPILFHSLMAIAGPGDEVVYPNPGFPIYESVIRLAGATPVPLPLREEAAFSFTAEDLATRVGPRTAMVIVNSPHNPTGSVASPEALAELVRLARRHDFWILSDEIYSRILYEGEHRSPHALPGAKERTIVVDGFSKTYAMTGWRIGYGVMPRTLAGDVARLVTNAESCTATFTQHAALAALTGDQEPARRMVEAFRARRDRIVEGLNAIPGIRCLRPQGAFYVFPNVTGLVQARGLASARELQEALLTEAGVAVLSRSAFGTPAGDEDQQYVRLSYATSLEQIDEGLRRLEAYARGGAGRPGGRAWPE; encoded by the coding sequence GTGAGGCGAGCAGCGCGTATGGCGGTGGTCGGTACGGAGACGGCCTTCGAGGTCCTGGCTCGGGTGGCCGAGGAGGAGCGCCGGGGACGCCGGATCGTGAGCTTCTGCATCGGCGAGCCGGACTTCCCCACCCCCGAGGCGGTCAAGGAGGCGGGGATCGAGGCGATCCGCCGGAACGAGACCCACTACAGCCCGTCGGCGGGGATCCGGCCCCTGCGCGAGGCGGTGGCGGCCGAGATCGCCCGTACCCGTGGGGTTCCCACCGATCCGGAGGAGGTGGTGATCGCCCCCGGGGCGAAGCCCATCCTCTTCCACAGCCTCATGGCCATCGCCGGGCCGGGCGACGAGGTGGTCTACCCCAACCCGGGCTTCCCCATCTACGAGTCGGTCATCCGGCTCGCAGGGGCCACGCCGGTGCCGCTGCCCCTGCGGGAGGAGGCGGCCTTCTCCTTCACCGCCGAAGACCTGGCCACCCGCGTGGGGCCCCGCACGGCCATGGTGATCGTGAACTCGCCCCACAACCCCACGGGCAGCGTGGCCTCGCCCGAAGCCCTGGCGGAGCTGGTGCGCCTGGCCCGGCGCCACGACTTCTGGATCCTGAGCGACGAGATCTACAGCCGCATCCTCTACGAGGGGGAGCACCGCTCGCCCCACGCCCTGCCGGGGGCGAAGGAGCGGACCATCGTGGTGGACGGCTTCTCCAAGACCTACGCGATGACCGGCTGGCGCATCGGGTACGGCGTGATGCCCAGGACCCTGGCCGGGGACGTCGCCCGCTTGGTGACGAACGCCGAGTCGTGCACGGCCACCTTCACCCAGCACGCGGCCCTCGCGGCCCTGACCGGGGACCAGGAGCCCGCCCGGCGGATGGTGGAGGCGTTCCGGGCGCGGCGGGACCGGATCGTGGAGGGGTTGAACGCCATCCCCGGCATCCGCTGCCTGAGGCCCCAGGGCGCCTTCTACGTCTTCCCCAACGTGACGGGGCTGGTGCAGGCGCGAGGGCTCGCCTCGGCGCGCGAGCTCCAGGAGGCGCTCCTCACCGAGGCCGGCGTCGCGGTCTTGAGCCGCAGCGCCTTCGGGACCCCCGCCGGCGACGAGGATCAGCAGTACGTCCGCCTGAGCTACGCCACCTCCCTGGAGCAGATCGACGAGGGCCTGCGCCGGCTGGAGGCGTACGCACGGGGCGGGGCGGGGCGGCCGGGCGGGCGGGCCTGGCCTGAATGA
- the tsaD gene encoding tRNA (adenosine(37)-N6)-threonylcarbamoyltransferase complex transferase subunit TsaD has translation METSCDETAAAVVAGGTRLLSNVVASQVEVHRRFGGVVPEIASRRHVEALLPVVRQALDDAGLELKDLDAVAVTQGPGLVGALLVGIAGAKALAYASGLPLVAVNHIEGHLYANRLEHPELEPPFLCLIASGGHTELLEVPAWGAYRRLGRTRDDAAGEAIDKIGRVLGLPYPAGAEMDRLAREGDPSAFPFPRALRGEGFDFSFSGLKTAALNEIRRLQARGPLPVADLAASFQEAVVGVLAEKALAAARAVGAGRIALAGGVAANSRLRELLAEAAAAEGRVLYVPRPAFCTDNAAMIAAAGWVRWQRGERAGLDLNAAPALSLEDPPGDAG, from the coding sequence ATCGAGACCAGCTGCGACGAGACGGCCGCTGCGGTGGTCGCAGGCGGCACGCGGCTTCTGAGCAACGTGGTGGCCTCCCAGGTGGAGGTGCACCGGCGCTTCGGCGGCGTGGTACCCGAGATCGCCTCCAGGCGGCACGTGGAAGCGCTCCTGCCCGTGGTGCGCCAGGCGCTTGACGACGCCGGCCTGGAGCTGAAGGACCTGGACGCGGTGGCGGTCACCCAGGGGCCGGGCCTGGTGGGGGCGCTGCTGGTGGGGATCGCCGGCGCCAAGGCCCTGGCCTACGCCTCGGGCCTGCCTCTGGTGGCGGTGAACCACATCGAGGGGCACCTCTACGCCAACCGCCTCGAGCACCCGGAGCTCGAGCCGCCCTTCCTCTGCCTGATCGCCTCGGGAGGCCACACCGAGCTGCTGGAGGTGCCCGCCTGGGGCGCGTACCGGCGCCTGGGGCGCACGCGCGACGACGCGGCGGGCGAGGCCATTGACAAGATTGGGCGTGTCCTGGGCCTGCCCTACCCGGCGGGGGCCGAGATGGACCGCCTGGCCCGGGAGGGCGACCCTTCGGCCTTCCCCTTCCCCCGAGCCTTGCGGGGCGAGGGCTTCGACTTCAGCTTCAGCGGCCTCAAGACCGCGGCGTTGAACGAGATCCGCCGCCTCCAGGCTCGGGGCCCGCTTCCCGTGGCGGACCTGGCGGCCAGCTTCCAGGAGGCGGTGGTGGGGGTGCTGGCCGAGAAGGCCCTGGCCGCGGCCCGGGCCGTGGGGGCGGGGCGCATCGCCCTGGCAGGGGGTGTGGCCGCCAACAGCCGGCTGCGGGAGCTCCTGGCGGAGGCGGCCGCGGCCGAGGGGCGCGTGCTTTACGTGCCGCGGCCCGCCTTCTGCACCGACAACGCGGCCATGATCGCCGCAGCAGGCTGGGTCCGGTGGCAACGGGGCGAGCGGGCAGGCCTGGACCTGAACGCGGCTCCCGCTCTCTCCCTGGAGGACCCCCCGGGAGACGCCGGCTGA
- the rimI gene encoding ribosomal protein S18-alanine N-acetyltransferase: MATEAREQFDVAVEPMRLRDLGDILKIERLSFPTPWSRYAFLSELLENDRAYYLVARAFPVGQPRPRRARPVGYAGVWLVLDEGHVTNVAVHPDFRGYGIGRTLMEAVEDLVREKGGKRMTLEVRRTNLVAQTLYRSLGYKSAGVRRGYYRDNNEDAFIMWKDL, encoded by the coding sequence ATGGCCACTGAAGCAAGGGAGCAGTTCGACGTCGCCGTGGAACCCATGCGCCTGCGCGATCTGGGGGACATCCTCAAGATCGAGCGGCTCTCGTTCCCGACGCCCTGGTCGCGGTACGCGTTCCTGTCCGAGCTCCTGGAGAACGACCGGGCCTACTACCTGGTGGCCCGGGCCTTCCCCGTGGGGCAGCCCCGGCCGCGGCGGGCCCGCCCGGTGGGCTATGCGGGGGTGTGGCTGGTGCTGGACGAGGGGCACGTCACCAACGTGGCGGTCCACCCCGACTTTCGCGGGTACGGCATCGGCCGCACGCTGATGGAGGCGGTGGAGGACCTGGTGCGGGAGAAGGGCGGCAAGCGCATGACCCTCGAGGTCCGCCGCACCAACCTGGTGGCCCAGACCCTCTACCGCTCCCTGGGCTACAAGAGCGCCGGCGTCCGCCGCGGGTACTACCGGGACAACAACGAGGACGCCTTCATCATGTGGAAGGATCTCTGA
- the tsaB gene encoding tRNA (adenosine(37)-N6)-threonylcarbamoyltransferase complex dimerization subunit type 1 TsaB — MLRRRSGPFRVPTPVGVSWDVQPPARRFVLGLESSGRLGGTAVAELRPGAAPALRAEHLAGVEATHSERLMPALERAMEAAGVDRGEVAAVAVTAGPGSYTGIRIGVMTAKALAFGWGLPLVPVLTLDALAWQAGAVADWVVPVLPARRGAYFGALYRAGRQGDPAGWEQPVPPGRWTPEELLRPLAGPGAEGRFCLVGEGAEGFHRWLETGAGAAFQARVVPEYWTLGHLRPGAVALLGAVRLAAGQAAKPMEVEPVYLRETEAERRAAGLEAHDGGKSGVVG; from the coding sequence TTGCTCCGGCGACGATCCGGCCCCTTCAGGGTCCCCACGCCCGTGGGGGTGAGCTGGGACGTCCAGCCGCCTGCGCGCCGGTTCGTGCTGGGGCTGGAAAGCTCGGGGCGCTTGGGCGGCACGGCGGTGGCGGAGCTCCGGCCCGGGGCGGCCCCGGCCCTGCGGGCCGAGCACCTGGCGGGCGTGGAGGCGACCCACTCCGAGCGCCTGATGCCGGCGCTGGAGCGGGCCATGGAGGCGGCGGGCGTGGACCGGGGAGAGGTCGCGGCGGTGGCCGTGACCGCCGGGCCCGGCTCCTACACGGGGATCCGCATCGGTGTCATGACGGCCAAGGCGCTCGCCTTCGGGTGGGGCCTGCCCCTGGTGCCCGTGCTCACCCTGGACGCCCTGGCCTGGCAGGCCGGCGCTGTGGCCGACTGGGTCGTTCCGGTGCTGCCGGCCCGGCGGGGCGCCTACTTCGGCGCCCTCTACCGGGCTGGACGGCAGGGCGACCCGGCCGGCTGGGAGCAGCCGGTGCCGCCGGGCCGGTGGACGCCCGAAGAGCTGTTGCGGCCGCTGGCCGGGCCTGGAGCCGAGGGCCGCTTCTGCCTCGTGGGCGAAGGGGCGGAGGGTTTCCACCGGTGGCTGGAGACCGGGGCGGGTGCGGCCTTCCAGGCCCGTGTGGTGCCGGAGTACTGGACCCTGGGGCACCTGCGGCCGGGGGCGGTGGCCTTGCTGGGGGCGGTCCGCCTGGCGGCCGGGCAGGCGGCGAAGCCGATGGAGGTGGAACCCGTCTACCTGCGGGAGACCGAGGCCGAGCGCAGGGCGGCGGGTCTGGAAGCGCACGACGGGGGGAAGAGCGGCGTCGTCGGGTGA
- the tsaE gene encoding tRNA (adenosine(37)-N6)-threonylcarbamoyltransferase complex ATPase subunit type 1 TsaE: MGGRRFLVIDLTWTSGSPAESLELGRWLGKRVLPGDVLLLEGELGAGKTLLTKGLAAGLGIDPDRVTSPSFTLVQVHRGRIPLYHVDLYRLEDAAEIEALGLEELLEGDGVAAVEWASRLPGSLRPEGALWVWIEAGGEDRRRFRLQAAGDRMEALLEELAQVWAGRAGKEADEG, from the coding sequence TTGGGAGGAAGGAGGTTCCTGGTCATAGACCTGACCTGGACCAGCGGGAGCCCGGCGGAGAGCCTGGAGCTGGGGCGGTGGCTCGGCAAGCGGGTCCTCCCGGGTGACGTCCTCCTCCTGGAGGGCGAGCTGGGCGCGGGGAAGACCCTCCTCACCAAGGGCCTGGCGGCGGGCCTGGGCATCGACCCCGACCGGGTGACGAGCCCCAGCTTCACCCTGGTGCAGGTGCACCGGGGCCGGATCCCCCTCTACCACGTGGACCTCTACCGGTTGGAGGACGCGGCGGAGATCGAGGCGCTGGGCCTGGAGGAGCTCCTGGAGGGCGATGGCGTGGCGGCGGTCGAGTGGGCGTCGCGCCTGCCCGGCTCCCTGCGGCCTGAGGGAGCTCTCTGGGTCTGGATCGAGGCCGGCGGCGAGGACCGCCGGCGCTTCCGCCTCCAGGCGGCCGGTGATCGTATGGAAGCGCTGCTGGAGGAGCTCGCGCAGGTCTGGGCCGGACGGGCGGGGAAGGAGGCGGATGAGGGATGA
- a CDS encoding gamma-glutamyl-gamma-aminobutyrate hydrolase family protein, producing the protein MEQPVIGITCGRTEDQARVFLNVPYLEAVVDAGGLPVALAPVTAGDPPEETARRAGALLARVDGLLLSGGDDVDPALFGEEPDPRLGWVDPDRDGLEVALARAALQEGRPILAICRGIQVLNVAAGGDVYQDLAQHPGALQHRQQAPRWHASHAITVRPGSVLARVLGLEGGGSLRVNSFHHQAVRRVAPGFRAVAEAADGLVEAIEADGSAAFCLGVQWHPEHMVKRWPAQRGLFRALVEAARTSRRLAVAR; encoded by the coding sequence GTGGAGCAACCCGTCATCGGGATCACGTGCGGTCGGACGGAGGATCAGGCAAGGGTCTTCCTGAACGTGCCCTACCTGGAGGCGGTGGTGGACGCCGGCGGCCTGCCCGTCGCCCTGGCGCCCGTGACGGCGGGCGATCCTCCCGAGGAGACGGCCAGGCGGGCGGGTGCCCTGCTCGCCAGGGTGGACGGGCTCCTCCTGTCGGGCGGCGACGACGTCGACCCGGCCCTCTTCGGGGAAGAGCCCGACCCCCGTCTGGGATGGGTGGACCCTGACCGCGACGGCCTCGAGGTCGCTCTGGCCCGGGCCGCCCTGCAGGAGGGACGTCCCATTCTGGCCATCTGCCGGGGGATCCAGGTGCTGAACGTGGCCGCCGGCGGCGACGTCTACCAAGACCTCGCCCAGCACCCCGGCGCGCTGCAGCACCGCCAGCAGGCGCCCCGCTGGCACGCCAGCCACGCGATCACGGTCCGGCCGGGGTCGGTCCTGGCCCGGGTCCTGGGCCTGGAGGGCGGGGGCAGCCTGCGGGTGAACAGCTTCCACCACCAGGCGGTCCGGCGGGTGGCCCCCGGCTTCCGGGCGGTCGCGGAGGCGGCGGACGGCCTGGTGGAGGCCATCGAGGCCGATGGATCGGCGGCCTTCTGCCTGGGTGTCCAGTGGCACCCCGAGCACATGGTGAAGCGCTGGCCCGCCCAGCGGGGGCTCTTCCGGGCCCTGGTGGAGGCCGCCCGCACGTCCCGGCGGCTGGCGGTGGCGCGCTAG
- a CDS encoding type II toxin-antitoxin system PemK/MazF family toxin: protein MPPAEPGRRVRRGEVYFANLNPVLGSEQGGVRPVLVVQNDAGNRRSATVIVAPVTSRLGKARLPTHVVLPASGLGLEKDSVILLEQIRTLARGRLKGRVGAVDAATLQEVDRALGISLGLKLASPVPPGTGPDHSGPQNR from the coding sequence ATGCCACCTGCTGAGCCCGGTCGCCGCGTCCGCCGCGGCGAGGTCTACTTCGCCAACCTGAACCCCGTGCTCGGATCCGAGCAGGGCGGCGTGCGTCCGGTGCTCGTCGTCCAGAACGACGCGGGCAACCGGCGCAGCGCCACGGTCATCGTCGCGCCGGTCACGTCCCGGCTCGGCAAGGCGCGGCTTCCCACCCACGTCGTCCTTCCGGCCAGCGGCCTGGGCCTGGAGAAGGACTCGGTGATCCTCCTCGAGCAGATCCGCACCCTTGCCCGGGGCCGGCTCAAGGGCAGGGTGGGGGCGGTGGACGCCGCCACCCTGCAGGAGGTGGACCGAGCCCTGGGGATCAGCCTGGGCCTGAAGCTTGCGTCCCCGGTCCCTCCCGGCACGGGCCCTGATCACTCGGGCCCTCAGAACCGGTAG
- a CDS encoding BsuPI-related putative proteinase inhibitor, translating to MRRPWWIVVLLVAVVGGGMLAALLRGGAGEEAKVVAEPEVALSVSSTPIREGERAWYSLSVGLMPRQETTLRFSTAQRFDFAVYAPDAKTDREPAWRWSAGRMFAQVIGQETYEGERLYLFAAAWDGTGSDGRPLPPGRYRLEGRVTASPQPLVAYGWVEVR from the coding sequence GTGCGCAGGCCTTGGTGGATCGTGGTGCTGCTGGTGGCCGTGGTGGGGGGCGGCATGCTGGCCGCCCTCCTGAGGGGCGGTGCAGGAGAGGAGGCGAAGGTGGTGGCCGAGCCCGAGGTGGCCCTGAGCGTGAGCTCGACGCCGATCCGGGAGGGCGAGCGGGCCTGGTACTCGCTCTCCGTGGGGTTGATGCCCCGGCAGGAGACGACGCTGCGCTTCAGCACCGCGCAGCGCTTCGACTTCGCCGTCTACGCTCCCGACGCCAAGACCGACCGCGAGCCAGCCTGGCGCTGGTCCGCGGGCCGCATGTTCGCCCAGGTCATCGGCCAGGAGACCTACGAGGGCGAGCGGCTCTACCTCTTCGCCGCCGCCTGGGACGGCACCGGAAGCGACGGGCGTCCGCTCCCCCCTGGCCGCTACCGCCTGGAGGGACGGGTCACCGCCTCGCCGCAGCCCCTGGTCGCCTACGGCTGGGTGGAGGTGCGGTGA